A genome region from Amblyraja radiata isolate CabotCenter1 chromosome 4, sAmbRad1.1.pri, whole genome shotgun sequence includes the following:
- the kctd1 gene encoding BTB/POZ domain-containing protein KCTD1 isoform X2, whose protein sequence is MSRPMLTRSPVSPLGNQGIPMPAQLTKSNAPVHIDVGGHMYTSSLATLTKFSDSRIGRLFDGTEPIVLDSLKQHYFIDRDGQMFRYILNFLRTSKLFIPDDFKDYSLLYEEARYFQLQPLLAELEHWKQEQELSPFSRPCECLVVRVAPDLGERITLSGDKVLIEEVFPEIGDVMCNSINAGWNHDSTHVIRFPLNGYCHLNSVQVLERLQMKGFEIVGSSGGGVDSSQFSEYVLRREIRRLSRIPPVIRIKQEPLD, encoded by the exons ATGTCCCGGCCGATGCTGACTCGCTCTCCCGTGTCCCCGCTGGGAAACCAAGGCATCCCAATGCCAGCACAGCTGACCAAGTCTAACGCTCCCGTGCACATCGATGTGGGAGGCCACATGTACACCAGCAGTCTGGCCACTTTAACTAAGTTTTCCGATTCAAG GATCGGCCGGCTCTTCGATGGCACGGAGCCCATTGTCCTCGACAGCCTCAAGCAGCACTACTTCATCGACAGGGACGGGCAAATGTTCCGCTACATTCTCAACTTCCTCCGGACGTCCAAACTCTTTATTCCTGACGACTTCAAA GACTACAGCCTGCTATACGAAGAGGCTCGCTACTTCCAGCTGCAGCCTCTGCTGGCCGAGCTGGAACATTGGAAACAGGAACAGGAGCTGAGCCCCTTCTCGCGCCCGTGCGAGTGTCTGGTGGTGCGTGTGGCTCCGGACCTGGGCGAGCGCATCACCCTGAGCGGAGACAAGGTCCTGATCGAGGAGGTCTTCCCCGAGATCGGAGACGTCATGTGCAACTCCATCAACGCCGGCTGGAACCACGACTCCACCCACGTCATCCGTTTCCCCCTCAACGGCTACTGCCACCTCAACTCCGTGCAG GTCCTCGAGCGGTTACAAATGAAGGGCTTCGAAATAGTGGGATCAAGCGGTGGCGGCGTTGACTCTTCCCAATTTAGTGAATACGTACTGAGGCGGGAAATCAGGAGACTATCTCGCATCCCGCCAGTCATCCGGATAAAACAGGAACCATTGGACTGA